The Prunus dulcis chromosome 3, ALMONDv2, whole genome shotgun sequence genome segment GCCACTTCTATTTTCCTTGATAGTTTATTAGTCTACAATAAAGCTCGAGTGCAAAAGTCTAACTGATTTAAAATCTCTACTTATAAGTGACATAAccataatttatatatttttaaatacagATAATAGTTAAACTACATAGCGAGAATAATTTATCTCACATATATTAGTCATGAAGGTTCGAACCAGAAACCACTAACAATAAATTAAGATCTATTTTTCAACTGACTAGACCCGTTGactataatttataatttttaaaattaaggaTTAACAATCTATTCTACAATGTAACTTATGATGTACATATCAAACCCTAAAGTAACTTATTAAAGATAGAAttcagaaacaaagaaaagaagatagaAATATCATTATTTATGCATTCTTGGTCGAGAAAAATGGTGGTTgtctatatttattatttatttagaaaGCAAGGTTTGTTTcatactttttcttttaggaTCTATCTATTTCTATCAGAAGCACATGGATAATGCCACTCCAACCACCTACAGTCGTCACtctaatttttccttttacaaataaaacacaaaaagtcGGGCCTTATGgtcaataaaatatgaaagcaGTGTTGCACTTTGGTGTATCACATGGAGGCAAAAAATGGAAACTAAAGTTTATGTTAGAActcttattttgatatttaataattatttaaaaaaatttagaatagtttagactattgcgtgtataaaaaaaaatatttataattaacaaTTTTATCACATTAATGTCAGCGTATATTGCTATATATTTAATGTTCTTGTTTGcccatctttatttattatggatTTCATTCATTATAAGGATCTACATTTATTTGAAAATGTTTACTTTTTTAATCAATCAGATATGTTATGTTATTTGATAGTGAATCCGAAGTATTGATGAGTTAGATCACATTTGAAAATATGATAAAAACTGATGATCTgagtaaacaaaacaaaaatgctaAGAACATTACTTTGGGAGGAATTTTCAGTATTAAATTTGGgcacttcaatttttttattttgtattttgccaagtacccaaaaaagaaaagaaaaacagaagcccaaaaagaaaagagaaaaaaagaagaaaggaaaatgagGAGTTGTAAGATTTAGGCAAGGTGTCATTATCTCAAGGAAAGTGTCGGTGCTGTAAGAAGGAAGACTTACAAAGCAGAGAGCATAATGAATTCTGAGTAACATATGATAGATATATGGCGTTGTATATCTGCGCTGGACAAATGTCTTTTGTCCACCTTTAAAGTTTTCTAATTTAACTTCAGAACACAATCCCTCTCCTTCCCATCCCAACTATTTATTACCCAAGTACTTtgcttgattttctagcaACACCAGTCACTAGGGTTCATTCCTCATCTCTCACTTTCctgatttttttctcttccttgtaggagagggggagagagagagagagagagagtgtgtgtgtgtgtgtgtttgtgtgttttgtagtAAGTAAGTAGGATCTCAGAGTGGAaaagagagtttttttttttcaaaaggaGAGATGGGTGTGGATTTGAGGCAGGTAGTGGCAGGTATTTTGACACTGGCAATGTTTGTGATGCTTGGGAACATGATTAAGAGAGACCATTTTGATTCTGTTGAAGTAAGTCCACCAAATCCCAGCATCACACACTCTTCACAATACTAAAGTTCATCACTTCATCGGATCTGCTTTACTGTTTCTTgtttgatctctctctctctctcattttgcAGAATAATCACATAAATGTCTTGTGAAGTAGCAATATCTCTGTTTCtggattttctgtttcatTTGATTTGTAATCTTTGATGATTTGTGATTgatttgttgaaattgaagtgGAATAAGAACAAAAAGCATTACTGAGAGGTTCCGTGTCTAATTCTTTTGGTTACTATAGATTTGTTGCTTTAGATTTAGACCACTTTCTGTTAAGTTTAACAGTATCCTTCACCATCCTTTGTTTGTTAGAAACTGAGAAGCAAAATGGATTCAGAATTTGATTCTCTAAtagttcaagaaatatttgtggTCAACTAAGTCAAAATGGATTCAGTGACATTGATTGGATTCAGGACTCCTGTTTCTTTTCTCtattgaattcagtggttttaATTTCTCTACATTTTTCTTGGCACCCAAAAAGCGTTTCTATAGAAATTTTGTTTCCCTTCTCACCCATTTCCTTTTACGGGTACTTTTCACTTATCACTCTACAATTGTTGTATAGAGTTGTAATGGAGAGCtcatgtaattttatttatttatttatgaactttAGATTGTTTATTTACGACAAATGAATTTGAGCTAGCACTGATTAACTGGGTTATTCTCTGCATTTTATTCTCTTCTGCTTACATAGGAGAAATTTCCTGGCAGCGGAAGGGATACCTTGGAAAATGCCAAGATTTCAAAGGAGGGCCTCAGCAAGAAGAATAACGGGCCTTGGAAAGATGATGGTCAGGAGCTAAAACCATGTTGGTCTAAGCCATCTGGTAAGTTTTCTTTACATTTTGAAATCTTTGGTTATTTCATATGTTGTTTATTGCAATGATGCGTTGCCTAATTCCTTTTTATAAATTCTTACCTTGGTAGCAGATGATGTAGAGCAGACGGAGGGGTATGTCCTTTTCTCGTTAACAAATGGCCCTGAATACCATGTTTCACAGGTATTTAATCAACAGTTGATTTAGGTGAAAGAGTTATTTGTTTGGATCCTATAATTGATGTCAAATTCCcttaatataatttatcaaaatatCTATAAATTCAGTCCTTTCATCCTTTTATCATTTTTCAGAGCATGCTACATTACGTGTGCATCTGTGTTTTCTCCTATGTCCACTTCATGGAAATGTTTGGCATTGATTCTCTAACATTCTTTTCAATACATCATGGGTGATCTTATGGTTACTTGTAGAGTATTCATATACACCAAACTTATGCCTGGGCATGTTTTAGCTACTTTATAATGTTGGATATCTTGTCAACTTCTGTAAAAGGTTTTCTATTGTACTTCTTAAATTAGCCATTTATTTTGCAATCcaattctttttctctctgtaaTTTGTTCCCTGTTATTCTTCAGATTGCGGATGCTGTTGTCGTGGCAAGGTATCTAGGGGCAACTCTTGTACTTCCTGACATTAGAGGGACCAAACCAGGGGATGAGAGGTTAGTCGGTTGCTAATGCTCTATTAAAAGCCAGCTTTCCCGTGATTATTTATAGTTTCAGACTTAGTAATACTCTTTCCTGTGTTGCTGTTGTCGTTGTGCTTGTGTTTGTTGCTGGTTGTAAAATAGTATACTGGTATACTTTATCTGCGTGAACGAGCCTTATGATGAAACTTTGTGATTATCTTTTCCAGTACGACcataaaagaaattatttgGTTGGATTTAAATAAAGTTTTTGGCAGGCCACTAATATAACTGAATTCCAGGAACTTTGAAGAGATTTACGATGTTGAGAAGTTTATAAGTAGCTTGGATGGCGTGGTTAGAGTAGCAAAAGAACGACCTGGTAAATTATCAACAAGGAATCTTGCTGCTGTTAAGGTCCCTAATCGGGTTACAGAAGATTACATTGTAGAACACGTGGAACCGATTTATAGATCGAAGGGCAACATAAGGCTGGCAACTTACTTTCCTTCAGTTAATATGAAGAGGATAGAAAGAAAGAGTTCTAGTGATTCAGTTGCATGTCTGGCAATGTTTGGAACTCTAGAGTTGCAACCAGAGATTAACGAAGTGGTCGACTCAATGGTTGAGCGACTGAGAACTTTGAGTCGCAAGTCAAATGGCCAATTTGTAGCAGTGGATTTGAGGGTTGAGATATTGGAGCAGAATGGTTGCCAAGGAGGAGACGAATCCGGAACAAAAAGTTGCTATAATGCACAAGAGGTTGCTTTATTTCTGAGGAAAGTTGGATTTGGAAAGGGTACCACAATCTATTTGACTGAATCAAAATGGGACAGCAGCCTTGATGCTCTGAAAGACATCTTCCCAAAAACTTATATAAAGGTGCAGGCACCTCTGTTCTAGCTTgaatttttactttatttatttattttatttatgtttggCTGGccatatttcattttaatttaggATAACTACCTACCTTGGATCTCTTTAAAATCTTTAGTGTGCTTTCTGGTTATTCTTATagaattttgtgtttttttaagtAGAAACCACTAGCGTTGCTATTTCAGTTGTATATTTTGTACTTAATGCCTCTGGAATTTATTGCAGGATGGCATTATCCCTGCTGACAAGAAGTCAAAGTTCCTGGATTCAGAGGGTTCTGAATTTGAGAAGATCATTGACTTCTACGTATGTTCGCAGAGTGATGTTTTCGTACCAGCCATCTCTGGCTTGTTCTATGCAAATGTGGCGGGTAAGAGAATTGCTTCCAGTAAAACTCAAATACTTGTCCCAACCGACATCTCCGATTCCTCTGCATCTGCCTCTAATTTCATCACACATTATGTCTCAAAGAAGAACCATTTGGCGTATTCATGCCTTTGCTAGTGCCCGTGAGAAGAAACCCGGAAAAAGAAAAGCGTGACAGATGTATTGAAGCCTTCAAAGAGGGTGTTAGCTTTCCCTTAATTGAGCTTGATGCGGTTAAGCAGATGGACATGATAGCTTGTATAATGTATATTTTAAGCTGGCTTACAAGAACCCtaaacataaatttttctGTTAAGATGATCTTTTAAGACACTCTTTGATAGGGCAGGAAGTTTTCAACCTATAACGGTTCATCTGTCGTTTGTTATATTTCAAAACATTTTTCCTATATTCTTTCCAATCATCTTGTCACATTTTCCGAATCTGGTTGCGCAGAAGGATTATTGTAGTAAAACTATACATGCTATCCCTTGTTCAgaatactctctctctctctctctctctctctctcaatgtGTGACTGGTATCAAGATTCATTTTCTGGTACAAAGATTCATCTATATGCATGCAAGAAGATGGCAGATGAAACAAATCTCATATGGGACTTATTGGGTTTGGATCTTAGAACCAGAAgcaaaataaggaaatttaaatataaaaaaaagagttggaTCAAGATCCAAGGTTGTTTTGTCTATA includes the following:
- the LOC117620730 gene encoding protein MANNAN SYNTHESIS-RELATED 1-like encodes the protein MGVDLRQVVAGILTLAMFVMLGNMIKRDHFDSVEEKFPGSGRDTLENAKISKEGLSKKNNGPWKDDGQELKPCWSKPSDDVEQTEGYVLFSLTNGPEYHVSQIADAVVVARYLGATLVLPDIRGTKPGDERNFEEIYDVEKFISSLDGVVRVAKERPGKLSTRNLAAVKVPNRVTEDYIVEHVEPIYRSKGNIRLATYFPSVNMKRIERKSSSDSVACLAMFGTLELQPEINEVVDSMVERLRTLSRKSNGQFVAVDLRVEILEQNGCQGGDESGTKSCYNAQEVALFLRKVGFGKGTTIYLTESKWDSSLDALKDIFPKTYIKDGIIPADKKSKFLDSEGSEFEKIIDFYVCSQSDVFVPAISGLFYANVAGKRIASSKTQILVPTDISDSSASASNFITHYVSKKNHLAYSCLC